One stretch of Vibrio kanaloae DNA includes these proteins:
- a CDS encoding TetR/AcrR family transcriptional regulator — translation MAKTAKFDRQDVVDKATNLYWEKGFHATSMRNLQDVIDMRPGSIYATFGSKEGLFKETLARYTELGILNLNRFRGENESPIKALENFVKRAVVESKQSAPNGMCMLAKTVAELTDEHAELLAEAKKSLKIMEGEFAKLITEAQELGEISKEREPTQLARHVQVQIAGLRTYAKTCDDIDLLNSMVEDVFKYHPF, via the coding sequence ATGGCTAAGACCGCTAAGTTCGATAGACAAGACGTAGTAGATAAAGCAACGAACCTGTATTGGGAAAAGGGCTTTCATGCGACTTCTATGCGTAACCTGCAAGACGTGATTGATATGCGCCCGGGCAGCATCTACGCGACGTTCGGCAGCAAAGAAGGTTTGTTTAAAGAGACGCTTGCTCGCTATACCGAACTTGGCATTCTTAATCTGAACCGCTTCCGCGGTGAAAACGAATCGCCTATCAAAGCGCTGGAAAACTTCGTAAAACGCGCCGTTGTCGAATCGAAACAGAGCGCGCCAAACGGCATGTGTATGCTGGCTAAAACGGTCGCAGAACTGACTGATGAACACGCAGAGCTATTAGCAGAAGCGAAGAAATCACTAAAGATCATGGAAGGTGAGTTCGCCAAGTTGATTACAGAAGCGCAAGAACTGGGTGAGATCAGTAAAGAGCGCGAACCGACTCAACTTGCTCGTCATGTTCAGGTTCAAATCGCAGGCCTGCGTACTTACGCCAAAACCTGTGACGATATCGATTTACTCAACTCAATGGTTGAAGACGTATTTAAGTACCACCCTTTTTAG
- a CDS encoding putative bifunctional diguanylate cyclase/phosphodiesterase, translating to MNKVKKHPVNIVLSYLIISFLWIFFSDLAVESLSSDLQEHALAQTIKGLIFIILTSTLLWIMVRKNNRDLESANDLDSVTGLHSPSVFYRYLNKRLNKSQATDQYVLFLLDIDNFKSVADQIGFESTHSFLKDIARSIELPVEHQPLSSRVHSDGFACLVKLNDKEDIEPYIALVHRRFNQCAYRYNTNATCCIGAALFPSDGNSGKQLMASATHALTEAKKSKNTIEFHDPKLTEIERQRQEMVQELRKAIDDKAIDIVFQPKYDIGSNSVAGVEVLSRWTHERYGAVSPDIFVALAEENHFCRDLTTLVLEKTAVQLRACGLLGSVLNSVSVNISAVELNSVDDMDHLDNYLRKDPEFARLLCLEITETAILKDIDQCAIAVQKLKKHGVSFSIDDFGVGYTSFGIFSKLDVDEIKVDRSYINGLEDDYRSRAITSGIIDIARGFGISVVAEGVENAQQLSILKTLNCEQAQGYYLGYPMPYKQLKESLTSEIKPCPIT from the coding sequence ATGAATAAGGTAAAAAAGCATCCGGTAAATATAGTCCTCAGTTACTTAATAATTTCATTTTTATGGATTTTTTTCTCTGACCTCGCGGTTGAGTCGCTATCCAGTGATTTACAAGAACATGCCTTAGCACAGACAATCAAAGGTCTGATCTTTATCATTCTAACGTCTACCTTATTGTGGATAATGGTTCGGAAAAATAATCGAGATTTAGAGAGCGCTAACGACCTTGATAGTGTAACCGGGTTGCATAGTCCATCAGTTTTTTATCGATACTTAAATAAAAGGCTGAACAAATCTCAGGCTACGGACCAGTATGTCCTCTTTTTACTTGATATTGATAACTTCAAATCAGTCGCTGATCAGATTGGGTTCGAAAGTACTCATTCATTTTTAAAAGACATCGCACGATCTATTGAACTTCCTGTAGAGCATCAACCTCTTTCGTCACGGGTACACTCCGATGGTTTTGCGTGTTTAGTCAAGCTCAATGATAAGGAAGATATTGAACCCTACATTGCTCTCGTACATCGTAGATTTAACCAGTGTGCTTATCGTTATAATACCAATGCCACTTGTTGTATTGGTGCTGCTTTATTTCCCTCGGATGGTAATAGTGGTAAGCAACTCATGGCATCTGCGACCCATGCTTTAACTGAAGCAAAGAAAAGTAAAAATACGATTGAATTTCATGACCCCAAACTCACTGAAATTGAACGTCAGCGTCAAGAAATGGTGCAAGAGTTACGTAAAGCGATTGATGACAAAGCGATTGATATTGTGTTTCAGCCAAAATATGACATTGGAAGTAACTCCGTCGCTGGCGTTGAAGTATTGTCTCGTTGGACGCATGAACGCTATGGTGCCGTTTCACCGGATATCTTTGTTGCGTTAGCCGAAGAGAATCATTTTTGTCGTGATTTGACCACGTTAGTTCTAGAGAAAACTGCGGTACAACTAAGAGCCTGTGGTTTGCTCGGGAGTGTGTTAAATAGTGTCTCGGTCAATATTTCAGCGGTAGAGCTAAATAGCGTGGATGACATGGACCATCTGGATAATTATCTACGCAAGGATCCCGAGTTCGCTCGCTTACTTTGTCTTGAAATCACGGAAACCGCTATTTTAAAAGATATAGATCAGTGTGCAATCGCTGTTCAAAAATTAAAAAAACATGGGGTTTCTTTTTCGATAGATGACTTTGGGGTTGGTTACACTTCTTTTGGTATATTTAGCAAGTTGGATGTTGATGAGATTAAAGTCGATCGCAGTTACATCAATGGGTTAGAAGATGATTATCGCTCTAGAGCCATAACGTCTGGTATCATTGATATAGCACGAGGGTTTGGCATTAGTGTAGTGGCTGAAGGGGTTGAAAATGCTCAACAACTGTCAATTTTGAAAACGTTAAATTGCGAACAAGCCCAAGGTTATTATCTGGGCTACCCGATGCCATATAAACAGTTGAAAGAAAGTCTCACCTCTGAAATAAAACCGTGTCCGATAACATAA
- a CDS encoding GGDEF domain-containing protein: protein MAPFPLDIKTLSIVFIVFSLTFSIGLLLFQSAQKKVLGLSLFSLSIFVIGLGTTILSLRGVIPDFISIIIANVTISYGFHLVLYSLTIFRNHSFDVVRYSRIALVMILVSFVYFTYYEPSIKNRIIAISLYLSFVTASSATVILNGKKKDLTLAVNMMALTFIIYSLFMFFRATKSHFALKETNDFISGNYLNEYTYIFSIVLIVSMSFSMLWLINARLVHSLQCLSQQDPLTTLQNRRALDKAVQRYLAQVNHQPVSIVLLDIDNFKQVNDQFGHIVGDDAIKALAKTVLSIVDLPNTVFRLGGDEILIWLPDSNLEQAAALSEQLRSAIGQIRLEEHPSLQVTSSFGISSLSENEKWKDCVDRADKALYQAKLKGRNTIVIEESCENYSISTKAVSHS, encoded by the coding sequence ATGGCCCCTTTCCCGTTAGACATAAAAACTCTAAGTATAGTTTTTATTGTTTTCTCACTAACTTTTAGTATCGGTTTGTTGCTATTTCAGTCAGCGCAAAAGAAAGTACTAGGTCTTTCCCTCTTTTCATTATCCATATTTGTGATTGGGCTTGGTACAACTATATTGAGTCTGAGAGGCGTCATTCCTGATTTCATCAGTATTATTATTGCCAATGTCACGATTTCCTATGGCTTTCATTTGGTATTGTATAGCCTGACTATCTTTCGTAACCACTCATTTGATGTTGTTCGTTACAGCCGCATAGCTTTAGTCATGATTTTAGTTAGTTTTGTTTACTTTACTTATTATGAACCTTCCATAAAAAATCGTATCATTGCCATTAGTCTTTACTTGTCTTTTGTAACCGCAAGCTCGGCTACTGTAATACTTAATGGAAAAAAGAAAGACCTCACTTTAGCTGTGAATATGATGGCTTTAACCTTTATTATTTATAGCCTCTTCATGTTTTTCCGAGCGACAAAGTCACACTTCGCATTGAAAGAGACCAATGATTTTATCAGTGGTAACTACTTGAATGAATATACGTATATTTTTAGCATTGTTTTAATTGTCTCCATGTCCTTTTCAATGCTTTGGCTAATTAATGCTAGGTTAGTACATTCACTTCAATGTCTTTCACAACAAGATCCTCTTACGACATTACAGAATCGCCGTGCTCTAGACAAAGCGGTGCAAAGGTACCTTGCACAAGTTAATCACCAGCCAGTGAGTATCGTATTATTAGACATTGATAACTTTAAACAGGTGAACGATCAATTTGGGCATATTGTTGGTGACGACGCCATAAAAGCCTTAGCCAAAACAGTGTTGAGTATAGTCGATTTACCTAATACGGTTTTTCGACTTGGAGGAGATGAAATTCTTATTTGGTTACCGGATTCGAATCTTGAGCAAGCTGCAGCTCTTTCAGAACAATTACGCTCTGCCATTGGACAGATTAGACTTGAAGAGCATCCATCTTTGCAAGTTACATCAAGTTTCGGTATCAGTTCACTATCAGAAAATGAAAAGTGGAAAGATTGTGTAGATCGGGCTGATAAAGCTCTTTATCAAGCAAAGCTCAAAGGAAGAAATACTATTGTGATTGAAGAATCATGTGAAAATTACTCGATATCAACAAAAGCGGTAAGTCACTCCTAG
- a CDS encoding ABC transporter substrate-binding protein, giving the protein MDFKKHSTALLISSLLTPFISVTAVAETLPAGVSLAKDQHLVRANDAEAATLDPAKAEGLPEMHILRNLFEGLVIQDRDGNITPGVAESWETEDNQTFVFHLRKDAKWSNGDPVTADDFVYAIRRAVDPKLASPNVWYLKLTQINNIADVAEGKKPVEELGISAVDKHTVKFELDSKVPYFVAMTGHTSMMPVNKATLESSDKPWNDPKQFVGNGAFVLEEWVVNERIELKKSPKYWNSANTHLTQVTYIPFENQNASINRYAVGEVDITSDVPTHMAQQLKSKYQDAFTAVPLLCTYYYAFNTTRPPFDDARVRKAVSYSMMRDVITNGVTQVGNLPAYTFAHEYTAGFDATQPEYSTWTQKERDQKAKELLKDAGYDAVNPLDFKLLYNTSESNKSIAVAIASMLKGNLGAQVELENQEWKSYLVSRRQGDFDVMRASWCGDYNEASTFLSLLRSGSSGNFARYNNDKYNAAMDSALAATNEKDRQGFYDQAEQLLAEDMPIAPIYYYMQARLVRPSVGGFAKNNVEGRIYSKDLYIKE; this is encoded by the coding sequence ATGGATTTTAAAAAACATTCAACGGCTTTACTCATTTCATCTTTATTGACCCCTTTTATATCAGTAACTGCCGTCGCTGAAACCTTACCTGCCGGTGTTTCGCTGGCAAAAGACCAACATTTAGTTCGCGCGAACGATGCAGAAGCGGCGACGCTTGATCCTGCGAAAGCAGAAGGCCTGCCGGAAATGCACATTCTACGCAACCTATTTGAGGGTTTAGTGATTCAAGATCGCGATGGCAATATTACGCCAGGTGTAGCGGAATCTTGGGAAACCGAAGATAACCAGACCTTTGTATTCCACCTGCGTAAAGACGCGAAATGGTCGAATGGCGATCCGGTGACGGCCGATGATTTCGTGTATGCGATAAGACGTGCGGTCGACCCGAAACTCGCTTCGCCGAATGTGTGGTATCTCAAGCTTACTCAAATCAACAACATTGCTGACGTAGCAGAAGGTAAAAAGCCTGTTGAAGAGCTTGGTATTTCCGCTGTCGATAAACACACGGTGAAGTTCGAGCTTGATAGCAAAGTGCCATACTTTGTGGCGATGACGGGCCACACATCTATGATGCCCGTTAATAAGGCAACGCTAGAGAGCAGCGATAAGCCATGGAACGATCCTAAGCAGTTTGTGGGGAATGGAGCATTTGTTTTAGAAGAGTGGGTGGTGAATGAGCGTATTGAGCTAAAGAAAAGCCCGAAATATTGGAACAGTGCAAATACGCACTTAACCCAAGTGACTTACATTCCGTTCGAAAACCAAAACGCTTCGATTAACCGTTATGCGGTGGGTGAGGTGGATATTACGTCTGATGTACCGACACACATGGCGCAGCAGCTTAAAAGCAAATATCAAGATGCGTTTACCGCGGTGCCTCTGCTGTGTACTTATTACTACGCGTTCAATACCACGCGTCCTCCATTCGATGACGCGCGAGTGCGTAAAGCGGTGTCTTATTCGATGATGCGTGATGTGATCACCAATGGTGTAACTCAGGTGGGGAATCTACCCGCTTATACCTTTGCCCATGAGTACACAGCAGGTTTTGATGCCACTCAGCCTGAATACAGCACATGGACTCAAAAGGAGCGTGACCAAAAGGCAAAAGAACTGTTGAAAGATGCAGGCTACGATGCGGTTAATCCATTGGATTTCAAACTGCTCTACAACACCAGTGAATCGAATAAGTCGATTGCGGTGGCTATCGCTTCCATGCTGAAAGGCAACCTAGGCGCGCAAGTTGAGTTGGAAAACCAAGAGTGGAAATCTTATCTAGTATCACGTCGCCAAGGTGATTTTGATGTGATGCGGGCTTCTTGGTGTGGCGACTATAATGAAGCGTCGACTTTCTTGAGCCTATTGCGCTCGGGTTCTTCTGGTAACTTTGCTCGTTACAATAACGACAAGTACAACGCAGCAATGGACAGCGCCTTAGCCGCAACCAATGAGAAAGATCGCCAAGGTTTCTATGACCAAGCGGAGCAGTTACTGGCTGAAGATATGCCTATCGCGCCAATTTATTACTACATGCAGGCTCGCTTAGTGCGACCAAGTGTTGGTGGCTTTGCGAAGAACAACGTAGAAGGGCGAATCTATTCTAAGGATCTTTACATCAAAGAGTAA
- the mpaA gene encoding murein tripeptide amidase MpaA — MSLIPRTERAAFSIKPLSYGKSVLGAPLLYFPAQIESESRGLILAGTHGDETASIAGLSCALRSLPAANLRHDVILSMNPDGNQLGTRANANQVDLNRAFPTQNWTADGTVYRWSSHTPVRDVKVKTGQAEQLEPEVQSLINLIEQRQPKFVISFHEPLAMVDDPTQSELATWLSKQFNLPFVEDVDYETPGSFGTWCQERNLPCITVELPPVSADLTIEQYLDAFVAVLRHEEG; from the coding sequence GTGAGTTTAATTCCAAGAACGGAAAGAGCTGCGTTTTCAATAAAGCCTCTGTCATATGGAAAATCGGTGTTGGGTGCACCTTTGCTCTATTTCCCCGCGCAAATCGAAAGCGAATCTCGCGGGCTGATCTTAGCGGGCACACACGGCGATGAAACCGCATCTATCGCGGGATTATCTTGCGCGCTAAGAAGCTTGCCAGCCGCCAATTTACGACACGATGTGATTCTGTCGATGAACCCAGATGGCAACCAGTTAGGTACTCGCGCCAACGCCAATCAGGTCGATCTAAACCGCGCCTTCCCTACTCAAAACTGGACAGCAGACGGCACCGTCTACCGCTGGAGTTCTCACACACCAGTCAGAGATGTAAAAGTGAAAACAGGCCAAGCCGAACAACTAGAGCCTGAAGTGCAATCGCTCATCAACCTCATTGAACAACGCCAACCTAAATTCGTCATCTCTTTCCACGAGCCACTCGCTATGGTCGACGACCCAACCCAATCGGAACTTGCCACTTGGCTAAGCAAGCAGTTCAACCTACCGTTCGTCGAAGACGTGGATTACGAAACCCCAGGCTCATTCGGCACTTGGTGCCAAGAAAGAAACCTGCCATGCATTACCGTAGAGCTACCGCCCGTATCTGCAGACCTGACTATCGAACAATATTTGGATGCGTTTGTGGCTGTGTTGCGGCATGAGGAAGGTTAG
- a CDS encoding aminoimidazole riboside kinase — protein MNKVWVTGDAVVDLIPDGETRYLKCPGGAPANVAVAISRLGGDTAFFGRVGQDPLGRFMKQTLTDEKVNTDDMLLDEAQRTSTVIVDLDDDGERSFTFMVKPSADQFFSVEDIPTFASGQWMHSCSIALANEPSRSTTLEAMKRMKSAGGFISFDPNLREEVWSDPSQIQEVVMSAVNQADVVKFSEEELTFLTDTDTLDTALDALNAARNKLIIVTLGARGALAVYNGERRVIKGTKVEQVIDTTGAGDAFVGGLLAKLSQNTDWRSWTLVEAAVHWGNGCGALATTQKGAMTALPSLPQLTELVGE, from the coding sequence ATGAACAAGGTTTGGGTAACTGGAGATGCTGTTGTGGACTTGATTCCAGATGGCGAGACTCGTTATTTAAAATGTCCAGGTGGCGCACCAGCAAACGTTGCTGTGGCAATCTCTCGATTGGGCGGTGATACTGCTTTCTTTGGTCGAGTGGGGCAAGATCCACTAGGGCGCTTTATGAAGCAAACCCTAACGGATGAGAAGGTCAATACTGATGACATGCTTCTAGATGAAGCTCAGCGAACATCTACAGTGATTGTCGATTTAGATGATGATGGTGAACGCAGCTTTACCTTTATGGTTAAGCCAAGTGCCGACCAATTTTTCAGCGTCGAAGACATCCCAACATTTGCATCTGGGCAATGGATGCACAGCTGTTCTATCGCTTTAGCTAACGAGCCATCACGCAGCACAACGCTTGAAGCGATGAAGCGAATGAAATCAGCAGGCGGCTTCATTAGTTTTGATCCTAATCTAAGAGAAGAGGTATGGTCAGACCCATCTCAGATCCAAGAGGTGGTGATGAGTGCGGTGAATCAGGCAGACGTAGTGAAGTTTTCTGAAGAAGAGCTGACGTTCCTGACAGACACTGACACCCTCGATACGGCTTTGGACGCATTAAATGCAGCACGTAACAAACTGATTATCGTGACGCTAGGCGCACGTGGTGCACTGGCTGTTTACAATGGTGAACGTCGAGTGATTAAGGGCACTAAAGTTGAGCAAGTTATTGATACAACAGGTGCGGGTGATGCATTCGTTGGTGGCTTGCTAGCCAAGCTGTCTCAGAATACTGACTGGCGCTCTTGGACTCTGGTCGAAGCTGCCGTGCACTGGGGCAATGGCTGTGGCGCACTTGCGACGACTCAAAAAGGCGCGATGACGGCGCTACCAAGTTTGCCTCAGCTAACGGAGTTGGTCGGAGAATAG
- a CDS encoding carbohydrate porin produces MKNTLKMSLAAASVMAAMTANAGISIVDTEEGNFSVGGNVELNFNYQDRESHDNNDSEFNQDGRVLIEFAGEKYASNGHYVGVKAQPLFESTGNIALDDAYFEFGKKDGWSIKAGRFEAYDMFPVGLDVFLEYSGDTANDLYSDGAAYTYQAKEARGRGSDGQIMYSQTFGNLYVEVGAMLGDRSNLFDGGIEGKYHGEQIDTVKDSFLVRPVVAYQMGDFKVAASVETNLVSDAIVANGVDISDRTGYGLTGNWTSGDWSVNTNVAYMDAVDENNLTAGVNALWNNFGLGYIHAKNEYENKEFSSWAEGDVNVSTWYASYAFRDVLEVQDFSILLGTYYTMVDNKLDQQSDASAFAEEDDFGARVRLFYEF; encoded by the coding sequence ATGAAAAATACACTAAAAATGTCGCTCGCTGCGGCTTCAGTAATGGCTGCAATGACAGCTAACGCTGGAATCAGCATTGTTGATACGGAAGAAGGTAACTTCTCTGTTGGCGGTAACGTCGAGTTGAACTTCAACTACCAAGACCGTGAATCACACGACAATAATGACAGCGAATTCAACCAAGACGGCCGTGTTTTAATCGAATTTGCTGGCGAAAAGTACGCGAGCAATGGCCACTATGTGGGTGTTAAAGCACAGCCTCTGTTTGAGAGCACAGGCAATATTGCACTGGATGATGCGTACTTTGAGTTTGGTAAGAAAGACGGTTGGTCAATTAAAGCGGGTCGCTTTGAAGCTTACGACATGTTCCCTGTTGGTCTTGATGTATTCCTAGAATACTCAGGTGACACAGCTAACGACCTTTATTCAGACGGTGCAGCTTACACGTACCAAGCGAAAGAGGCGCGTGGTCGCGGCTCAGACGGCCAAATCATGTACAGCCAAACTTTTGGCAACTTGTATGTTGAAGTCGGCGCAATGCTAGGTGACCGCTCTAACTTGTTCGATGGCGGCATTGAAGGTAAATACCACGGCGAGCAAATTGACACAGTTAAAGATTCATTCCTAGTTCGCCCAGTTGTGGCTTACCAAATGGGTGACTTCAAGGTAGCCGCTTCAGTGGAAACCAACCTCGTTTCAGACGCGATTGTGGCGAACGGTGTTGATATCTCAGATCGAACAGGCTATGGCTTAACGGGTAACTGGACCAGCGGTGATTGGAGTGTTAATACGAACGTTGCTTACATGGATGCTGTAGACGAAAACAACCTAACAGCCGGTGTTAATGCACTCTGGAATAACTTTGGCTTAGGCTACATTCACGCTAAAAATGAGTATGAAAACAAAGAGTTTTCTTCTTGGGCTGAAGGCGACGTAAACGTATCAACTTGGTATGCATCTTACGCATTCCGTGATGTACTTGAAGTACAAGATTTTTCAATCCTTCTAGGTACATACTACACGATGGTGGATAACAAACTGGACCAACAATCGGACGCATCAGCCTTTGCTGAAGAAGACGATTTCGGTGCTCGTGTACGTCTGTTCTACGAATTCTAA
- a CDS encoding sucrose-6-phosphate hydrolase → MDFSNRQNRFVRIHEVSEEYLAEIEHKTQTDPFYPSYHIAPKHGLLNDPNGLSYFNGEHHIFYQWFPLGPVHGLKHWYHVSTKDFVNFTDRGIAMYPDQDYDHHGCYTGVGVPHDDQLYIFYTANLKKENDQRHPTQVLAIMDKQGKVEKKGVVVDFDPNAYTAEIRDPVLVCRDNDYHMLIGAQDHNEKGTLAYYHGNDIDDYHHMGDIDVGLEDFGYMWECPNYYETDENGVYIFSPQGVSSDNKYDLKNVFSVVYMVGERIDFESKVFNNQGYRELDKGFDFYAPQTYLDDQQRRILIGWLGNSKSDYPTDKNGWAHMLTLPRELTIDGSYLIQTPLKELEALRQNSVDVEGSTPVALTSRSFELELNVDESFTLTLANQKGEQMVFQGDRDELILDRSHVSHLHAEAYGTVRYAQRLEQAQTIRVFVDNSAIEIFADNGKTVFTSRIFIDELSLVTLNNATGTLHYMSAIQATR, encoded by the coding sequence ATGGATTTTTCTAATCGTCAAAATCGCTTTGTCCGAATTCACGAGGTGAGCGAGGAGTATTTGGCGGAGATTGAGCACAAAACACAAACAGACCCGTTTTACCCAAGCTACCACATCGCACCAAAGCACGGCCTGTTGAATGACCCGAATGGTTTGAGTTACTTCAATGGCGAGCACCATATTTTCTATCAGTGGTTCCCGCTTGGCCCAGTGCACGGTTTGAAGCACTGGTACCACGTATCGACCAAAGATTTCGTGAACTTTACTGACCGCGGTATCGCGATGTACCCAGACCAAGATTACGACCATCATGGTTGTTATACCGGTGTTGGTGTACCACACGATGACCAGTTGTACATTTTCTACACGGCGAACTTGAAAAAGGAGAATGATCAACGTCATCCGACTCAAGTTCTCGCGATTATGGACAAGCAAGGTAAAGTGGAAAAGAAAGGCGTAGTCGTGGATTTCGATCCAAATGCCTACACTGCAGAGATTCGTGACCCAGTGCTGGTTTGTCGTGACAACGATTATCACATGTTGATTGGCGCTCAAGATCACAACGAAAAGGGCACGCTGGCTTATTATCACGGCAACGATATTGATGATTACCACCATATGGGTGACATTGATGTGGGTCTCGAAGACTTTGGCTATATGTGGGAGTGTCCGAATTACTATGAAACCGATGAAAACGGGGTTTATATCTTCTCACCTCAAGGCGTGAGTTCAGATAATAAGTACGATCTTAAGAACGTCTTCTCAGTGGTTTACATGGTCGGTGAACGTATTGATTTTGAATCAAAAGTCTTCAACAACCAAGGCTACCGTGAGCTTGACAAAGGCTTCGATTTCTACGCGCCACAAACTTATCTGGATGACCAACAACGTCGCATCCTTATTGGCTGGCTGGGCAACTCAAAAAGTGACTACCCAACAGATAAGAATGGCTGGGCACACATGTTGACTCTGCCACGTGAGTTGACGATTGATGGTAGCTACCTAATTCAGACACCACTGAAAGAACTTGAAGCGCTGCGTCAAAACTCAGTGGATGTTGAAGGCTCTACACCGGTGGCATTAACGTCACGTTCGTTTGAGTTGGAACTGAATGTAGATGAGTCTTTCACTCTGACTCTGGCTAACCAGAAAGGTGAGCAGATGGTGTTCCAAGGTGATCGCGATGAGCTGATTCTGGACCGCTCTCACGTTTCTCATCTACACGCGGAAGCATACGGTACTGTTCGTTACGCACAGCGCCTAGAGCAAGCACAAACCATTCGCGTTTTTGTCGATAACTCAGCGATTGAAATTTTTGCTGACAACGGGAAGACAGTGTTCACCTCTCGAATCTTCATCGATGAGTTGTCTCTGGTCACGCTCAATAATGCGACTGGCACACTGCATTACATGTCTGCGATACAGGCTACTCGCTAG
- a CDS encoding PTS transporter subunit EIIC → MARDAKVVANRVMALLGGEGNIAQLNHCATRLRVVAKDDEQVDAEGLSAIEGVHGYFFQNGQHQVILGTGFVGKVFAIMKGNEAIEEAPQTEEQKDKVSTFQTVTRTFSDIFVAIIPALVATGLLMGLRGLLVNGFGIELSPQLNTLSQVLTDTAFIFIPVLVTWSAMRVFGGNPVLGIVLGLMLVAPQLANKWDVAFGNAEAMMIPFMGYEIAVTGLQSSILPAVFMGWFAALVERTSRKHIPEVLDLILTPFITLLVSLIAGLVFVGPILLGIEKLITEAVLYFLQIPYGIGGLIYGGAIQFMAVTGMHHTIVPITIAMVTDTGFDYINPLGTAAIAGQFGAAMAVMSMQTDKVKRTGMFGAALPALFGITEPAMFAITLPRVKPFLYGCVGGALGGCLGAIAGIGSAGTGATMLPGILLYLGGGLGMYVLVMLVGAASAFALTKLLYKEPK, encoded by the coding sequence ATGGCGCGAGATGCGAAAGTTGTAGCGAATAGAGTTATGGCCTTACTGGGAGGTGAGGGCAATATCGCACAACTGAATCACTGTGCAACACGACTGCGTGTTGTGGCCAAGGACGATGAACAAGTCGATGCTGAAGGACTCAGCGCAATAGAAGGTGTACACGGGTACTTCTTCCAAAATGGTCAGCACCAAGTGATCTTGGGTACCGGATTTGTGGGTAAGGTTTTTGCCATTATGAAAGGCAATGAAGCCATTGAAGAAGCCCCACAAACTGAAGAGCAAAAAGACAAAGTCAGCACGTTCCAAACAGTAACACGTACTTTCTCTGACATCTTTGTTGCCATCATCCCAGCGTTGGTAGCAACCGGCTTACTTATGGGCTTGCGTGGGCTGTTGGTTAACGGCTTCGGTATTGAACTGTCTCCACAGTTAAATACGTTGTCTCAAGTTTTAACCGATACTGCCTTCATCTTTATTCCAGTATTGGTGACATGGTCTGCCATGCGCGTGTTTGGTGGTAACCCAGTGCTCGGTATTGTATTGGGCTTGATGCTGGTGGCACCGCAACTCGCCAATAAATGGGATGTCGCCTTTGGTAACGCCGAAGCGATGATGATTCCATTCATGGGCTACGAAATTGCGGTGACTGGTTTACAAAGCTCGATTCTTCCTGCGGTGTTTATGGGTTGGTTTGCTGCCTTAGTTGAGCGCACATCACGCAAACACATCCCTGAAGTTCTGGATTTGATTCTGACACCATTTATTACGTTGTTGGTCTCTTTGATTGCTGGCTTGGTGTTCGTTGGTCCAATCCTACTCGGCATTGAAAAACTCATTACCGAAGCCGTGCTCTACTTCTTACAAATCCCATATGGCATTGGTGGCTTGATTTATGGCGGCGCAATTCAATTCATGGCGGTAACAGGTATGCACCACACCATCGTGCCTATCACTATTGCGATGGTGACAGACACTGGCTTTGACTACATCAACCCATTAGGCACTGCCGCAATCGCTGGTCAGTTTGGTGCTGCAATGGCGGTAATGTCGATGCAGACAGACAAAGTAAAACGTACCGGTATGTTTGGCGCTGCGTTGCCAGCCCTGTTCGGTATCACTGAACCAGCGATGTTCGCTATCACTCTACCTCGCGTTAAACCGTTCTTGTATGGCTGTGTTGGTGGTGCATTAGGCGGCTGTTTGGGCGCGATTGCGGGTATCGGCTCTGCGGGTACAGGCGCAACTATGTTACCGGGCATTCTGCTTTACCTTGGCGGCGGTCTAGGAATGTATGTGCTTGTTATGTTGGTCGGTGCGGCTTCTGCTTTCGCATTAACAAAGCTACTTTACAAAGAGCCTAAATAA